One Fusarium oxysporum f. sp. lycopersici 4287 supercont2.44 genomic scaffold, whole genome shotgun sequence genomic window carries:
- a CDS encoding uncharacterized protein (At least one base has a quality score < 10), whose translation MAQVIDHVDLIPAIEGLMVTTHGDDWWARRREDGDVDGADDMASWLDLRSRTLERQVLDYVRSHMTEFRDPSTKHYLDLMPEEHDEHYAERFSTGDLWTGLFHIVQHALGPAFRPVWENSISERVGADNAIHQPRSEMRHRPPASAITRAICSQLGNIPEVKENPALRGVYASNELGAYIDHAVLSWASDRCRKAVENNESDEGHPWSSEALRAIQAAYQGYEGILAGMTSATAISEHDDQQQQQRQLPSLLPPEERISHASNEVLCQQQGAVSSNHHIIIKQPPSSQGFVPINTADRAQRDSGRTRAIAMEEGLLPRMQQQKQQRQKSRHPEQQPLSLPPPPLTDNATTAISSLPPAQGTAMMRSHRHRDGTQGRSFADYSYQPPPQKSYVAAEVGRPLQKLPKGDVGSGRVHQLSATRTLLPNERPSPGQSQTTRAKQQRQRHQDRILSSQPQERSSWMDGPVATSGTTCALGHPDLGMPARVVYGRVRGKADEPMEVEFDVHSDGPDIDDGEDQEEARELISPFLADEHYLEEPASIQGSIVSTEDATDQFQRGWRVDRRAGDSWMYADEFIDETNDEAFDGTRALDLLQRRVVLDYGSKKTGSKPASEDDDYYPVFRLDFVSIVGLPRRPICRPSHFFDNITISFRHWSAPYVAKHAQGIDFDLSGRTFRVATGATREAWFIVMHPNQRTAGANNPRRRHDATHTRTALVQGRALMLASYIKDIFLRGELLGEGVEPRWALGGKETQMIAFDKWVIFQTLFMDGWTGFLERFSAQDDTFWTDHQPAFHAYDYGANINIEVNEGIANLEEETVIRPAYLDGLDDEFDESDDGYDGESNSVPATQQGWGEIGGEEREDELDELCDQPTVEVEDNDSLFVSERVDDVASPIPPILSPGRIIDAEYRDIDGEVDANGPNGDEERERRFLEWMNESENTDIGQDNGTQLQDQEHQYDGQDNSQQQPLSPDTDGNDDVHPRQAPDISPASLPPSSASIPATEDQREHDALYSPGLMRLREALEAKYNLDNISHVSYALAVDVHCTAENTYPGTEGRVSRPVCLLADRNRVAGEFYGSNYTFYPLGFHPAYGNFTSDRPPAFLDNDLFTVMKENMSHQNQGADVLSFGFFQGYSNLKRSIRHGPHDLLASHGLATAALTIPSTEAQRTARLKDKQQRLLAQLMRLFLKEKQLYAGILRRFNPDIFPGVMVAFARVMEAAIAEMDRRFREAGSKGLGMALSEGVAALDRLGNFCFTGDPRVLPTKVMRLLGTMDSLKTCGWPFISPRMLDIRDGQGLVNLVGWPQLSNGRPVLMHVASLEYHYDRTVASNRHSQLWFAELGGRSIDGMDRMTTFLHEVFQDLWIPETVAFIARQVRRGLNRGIRSGGRSDVGEHGDADTGNEESAQAMIALEAWEARDSPFKTSNFEKLSAEVLKFDDRLMMNESKIVLKTRRDFAEEIFVALMEGGRKGHLGVESVAPTHSTWPSILRAAIQHTRGSFATRAQWVSGIAAAMVSASIEWVPGSHRRRLTHQQVVQLVGAAASATVLAARPDSLKRRALEAEARRTVDSVGVKRAKIRPRIDLGCKIPFKQIPDIVERGFTEIRRLFAKGDQRVLSHYCAAYCCLTDCLEDPLCDLMLILTLTITASSATPEVRPNTKGFSVTAKRRDPALLAANMVTRMLWFLRPEAFPWDKDQDTVLRVSGYMMLVAWVTRRACRVNGEAAFDANYCWLWRIVRKAETLELLELTRPQCDNSISVYPENEYHKSK comes from the exons ATGGCACAGGTCATCGACCATGTA GACTTGATACCTGCGATCGAAGGTCTTATGGTAACTACTCACGGGGATGATTGGTGGGCTCGGCGGAGGGAAGACGGCGATGTCGATGGCGCCGACGATATGGCATCCTGGCTCGACCTGCGCTCACGAACGCTGGAAAGGCAGGTCCTCGACTACGTCCGCAGCCATATGACCGAGTTCAGGGATCCCTCGACGAAACACTATCTCGACTTGATGCCAGAAGAACATGATGAGCACTATGCAGAACGCTTCAGTACCGGCGACCTCTGGACAGGCCTATTTCACATAGTCCAACACGCCCTTGGTCCTGCATTTCGTCCGGTGTGGGAGAATTCGATCTCCGAACGCGTCGGCGCAGATAACGCGATTCATCAACCGCGGTCCGAGATGCGCCACAGACCACCGGCCTCAGCCATCACACGAGCTATCTGTAGTCAGCTGGGGAATATTCCCGAAGTGAAGGAGAATCCTGCACTGAGAGGCGTGTATGCCTCGAACGAACTTGGTGCCTACATCGATCATGCTGTTCTCTCATGGGCTTCCGATCGATGCCGCAAAGCAGTGGAAAACAACGAGTCTGATGAAGGACATCCTTGGTCGAGTGAAGCACTCCGCGCAATCCAGGCGGCGTATCAGGGGTACGAGGGGATCCTGGCAGGAATGACATCAGCCACTGCAATTTCCGAACACGATgatcagcagcaacagcagcggCAGTTGCCATCTTTGCTTCCACCAGAAGAGCGTATCAGCCACGCCTCGAATGAAGTGCTCTGTCAACAACAGGGTGCCGTATCATCGAATCaccacatcatcatcaagcaaCCCCCATCGTCGCAGGGGTTTGTTCCGATCAACACGGCAGACAGGGCACAGCGTGACAGCGGGCGCACAAGGGCCATAGCCATGGAAGAAGGCCTATTACCCCGAATGCAGCAACAAAAGCAGCAGCGCCAGAAATCACGGCATCCTGAACAACAGCCACTATCGTTGCCACCGCCGCCGCTCACTGATAATGCGACGACTGCGATATCCTCGTTGCCTCCAGCCCAGGGGACTGCAATGATGAGAAGCCACCGCCACAGAGACGGCACACAGGGGAGAAGTTTCGCAGATTACAGTTACCAGCCACCTCCTCAGAAGTCTTACGTTGCAGCTGAAGTCGGCCGTCCGCTGCAAAAACTACCGAAGGGGGATGTTGGGAGCGGCAGGGTCCACCAATTATCAGCAACCAGGACGTTGTTACCGAACGAGCGGCCAAGCCCTGGCCAATCCCAGACGACTAGGGCGAAGCAACAACGCCAGCGTCACCAGGATCGAATCCTTAGCTCGCAGCCACAAGAGAGATCGTCCTGGATGGATGGTCCTGTAGCGACGTCCGGAA CCACATGCGCGCTCGGACACCCAGACCTGGGTATGCCGGCACGGGTTGTTTACGGGCGCGTTCGGGGTAAAGCTGATGAGCCGATG GAGGTCGAATTCGATGTCCACTCTGACGGTCCTGAcattgatgatggcgaggacCAAGAAGAGGCACGAGAGCTTATATCTCCGTTCTTGGCTGATGAACATTATCTCGAGGAGCCCGCGAGCATCCAAGGGAGCATAGTCAGCACAGAAGACGCTACAGATCAGTTTCAAAGAGGCTGGAGAGTAGACCGTCGCGCCGGCGATTCCTGGATGTATG CTGACGAGTTCATCGACGAGACGAACGACGAAGCCTTCGATGGGACACGTGCCCTTGACCTCCTCCAGCGCCGAGTTGTCTTGGACTATGGGAGCAAGAAGACTGGGTCAAAGCCGGCGAGCGAGGACGACGATTATTACCCCGTATTCCGGCTCGATTTCGTCAGCATCGTCGGTCTACCGCGTCGGCCGATTTGCCGGCCTAGCCACTTCTTTGACAATATCACAATATCCTTTCGCCACTGGAGTGCCCCGTATGTCGCAAAGCATGCACAGGGTATCGACTTTGACCTGAGCGGCCGCACCTTCCGCGTTGCCACCGGCGCCACTCGGGAAGCTTGGTTCATTGTCATGCACCCGAATCAGAGAACTGCCGGCGCCAACAACCCCCGTCGACGACACGATGCAACACATACAAGGACCGCACTCGTACAGGGCCGTGCTCTGATGCTCGCATCATACATCAAGGACATCTTCCTCCGAGGCGAGCTCCTTGGTGAAGGTGTTGAGCCGAGATGGGCCCTCGGAGGCAAGGAGACGCAGATGATTGCTTTTGACAAATGGGTCATATTCCAGACACTATTTATGGACGGCTGGACGGGGTTTCTCGAAAGGTTCTCCGCACAGGACGACACTTTCTGGACCGATCATCAACCCGCCTTCCACGCGTATGACTATGgcgccaacatcaacataGAAGTCAACGAAGGCATAGCGAAtctcgaagaagaaacagTCATTAGGCCAGCCTATCTCGATGGACTGGACGATGAGTTCGACGAGTCCGACGACGGTTACGATGGAGAAAGCAATAGTGTGCCGGCGACACAGCAAGGATGGGGGGAAATTGGAGGAGAGGAACGAGAGGATGAGCTCGACGAGCTATGCGACCAACCAACCGTCGAAGTGGAGGACAACGATAGTCTATTCGTGTCGGAGAGGGTGGACGATGTTGCTTCTCCAATACCACCTATCCTCAGTCCAGGGCGAATCATCGATGCGGAATATCGAGATATTGATGGCGAAGTCGACGCGAACGGGCCCAATGGTGATGAAGAGCGGGAGCGGAGGTTCCTTGAATGGATGAACGAATCTGAGAACACTGATATAGGCCAAGACAACGGGACTCAACTACAAGATCAGGAGCATCAATATGATGGGCAAGACAACTCCCAGCAGCAGCCGTTGAGCCCAGATACTGACGGCAACGACGACGTCCATCCAAGGCAAGCACCAGACATCTCGCCAGCCAGTCTACCTCCTTCATCAGCATCGATACCAGCAACGGAGGACCAGAGAGAACATGATGCGTTGTATAGTCCCGGCCTGATGCGGTTGCGCGAGGCCCTTGAGGCGAAGTACAACCTCGATAACATCAGCCACGTCTCCTATGCCCTAGCTGTTGATGTTCACTGTACCGCAGAAAATACGTATCCCGGCACAGAAGGAAGGGTAAGCCGTCCTGTATGCTTGCTTGCCGACCGCAACCGTGTGGCCGGGGAGTTTTACGGGAGTAACTACACCTTTTACCCACTCGGCTTCCACCCCGCATACGGCAACTTCACATCGGATCGTCCCCCTGCCTTCCTGGATAACGACCTGTTTACTGTCATGAAAGAGAACATGAGTCACCAGAACCAGGGTGCCGACGTACTTTCGTTTGGCTTCTTCCAGGGCTATTCCAACCTAAAACGGTCTATCCGTCATGGCCCTCACGACCTACTAGCCAGCCACGGCCTCGCCACAGCTGCACTCACCATTCCCTCGACGGAGGCTCAGCGCACGGCGCGgctcaaggacaagcagCAGCGGCTCCTGGCCCAG CTCATGCGTCTCTTCCTCAAGGAGAAACAGCTCTATGCAGGCATCCTCCGGCGTTTCAACCCTGATATCTTTCCAGGAGTCATGGTGGCTTTTGCCAGGGTTATGGAAGCAGCCATAGCAGAAATGGACCGTCGCTTTCGCGAGGCTGGGTCGAAAGGACTAGGTATGGCTCTCTCCGAAGGCGTCGCTGCTCTCGATCGACTGGGCAATTTTTGCTTCACCGGGGACCCGAGGGTGCTGCCTACCAAAGTCATGAGGCTCCTTGGTACGATGGATAGTCTAAAAACATGCGGGTGGCCATTTATATCGCCGCGAATGTTGGACATCCGAGATGGACAAGGACTCGTTAACCTTGTGGGATGGCCACAGCTGAGCAATGGACGGCCCGTTCTGATGCATGTTGCCTCGCTAGAATACCACTACGATAGAACTGTAGCATCTAACCGACACAGTCAATTGTGGTTTGCTGAGCTTGGGGGTAGGTCAATAGACGGGATGGATAGGATGACAACGTTCCTTCATGAGGTATTCCAAGATCTGTGGATACCAGAGACGGTCGCTTTTATTGCTCGCCAAGTTCGCCGTGGCTTGAATCGTGGTATCCGCAGTGGCGGTAGGAGCGATGTTGGAGAACATGGTGATGCCGACACGGGCAATGAGGAGAGTGCTCAGGCGATGATCGCGTTAGAAGCCTGGGAGGCACGAGACAGTCCATTCAAAACGTC AAACTTCGAGAAATTGTCGGCGGAAGTGCTCAAGTTCGATGACcgcttgatgatgaatgagTCAAAGATCGTGCTAAAGACGAGACGCGACTTTGCAGAAGAGATCTTCGTTGCTTTGATGGAGGGCGGTAGGAAGGGTCACCTAGGAGTCGAGTCTGTCGCACCGACCCACTCAACATGGCCCTCTATCCTCCGGGCCGCCATCCAACATACCAGAGGCAGCTTCGCAACAAGGGCTCAGTGGGTCTCGGGCATCGCAGCTGCCATGGTATCTGCGAGTATCGAATGGGTACCTGGCTCTCATCGCCGGAGATTGACGCATCAACAGGTAGTACAGCTCGTGGGAGCGGCTGCGTCTGCAACGGTCCTCGCGGCTCGGCCCGATAGCCTTAAGAGACGGGCGCTAGAGGCGGAGGCTCGCAGGACCGTCGATTCGGTTGGCGTTAAGCGAGCGAAGATCCGACCGCGAATCGACCTAGGCTGCAAGATACCGTTCAAGCAGATCCCAGATATTGTGGAAAGAGGCTTTACGGAGATACGCCGGCTGTTCGCGAAAGGGGACCAACGCGTGCTATCTCACTACTGTGCAGCGTACTGCTGTCTGACAGATTGTCTTGAGGACCCCTTATGCGATCTTATGCTCATTCTCACGTTGACCATCACAGCGTCTAGTGCGACCCCCGAGGTCCGGCCCAACACGAAGGGCTTCAGCGTGACGGCCAAGAGAAGGGATCCAGCTCTTCTAGCAGCCAACATGGTGACGAGAATGCTTTGGTTCCTGCGGCCAGAGGCATTTCCGTGGGATAAAGACCAGGATACAGTGCTACGGGTGTCTGGTTATATGATGCTTGTCGCCTGGGTGACGCGGCGCGCGTGCAGGGTTAATGGCGAAGCCGCATTCGACGCAAATTATTGCTGGCTCTGGCGAATTGTAAGAAAAGCCGAGACTCTCGAGCTTTTGGAGCTGACTCGGCCGCAATGTGACAATAGCATCAGT GTCTATCCAGAAAACGAGTACCATAAAAGTAAATGA